A region from the Onychostoma macrolepis isolate SWU-2019 chromosome 18, ASM1243209v1, whole genome shotgun sequence genome encodes:
- the si:ch73-167i17.6 gene encoding regulator of G-protein signaling 9-binding protein: MGKDECKTMLDALNKVTACYRHLVIALGSTSDSQNLREELKKTRKKAQELAVANRTKLTALLKDKNISKDDRAEYERLWVLFTSSMELLEVDMKRSLEIGQDFPLKVPTRHLIQTGMTGSTTTVAARAMSVQNMKYEADANIDTVDLKELETEIAQVDQMMEEMEMKVQVAPWAVEAKQEAGAELKSTVSVGNSSVGVISICEEEPKETVEGETGLMKVFAGIIFTAVLLIAGILGYLVINL, translated from the coding sequence AACAAAGTCACAGCTTGCTACAGGCATCTGGTCATCGCTTTGGGGAGCACATCTGATTCCCAAAACCTCCGAGAGGAACTTAAAAAGACCCGAAAGAAAGCCCAGGAGCTGGCCGTGGCCAACAGGACTAAACTCACGGCTCTTCTGAAGGACAAAAACATCAGCAAAGATGATCGAGCTGAATACGAGCGCCTCTGGGTGCTCTTCACCAGCAGCATGGAGCTCCTGGAGGTGGACATGAAGCGGTCCTTGGAGATCGGGCAGGATTTTCCTCTCAAAGTGCCGACGAGACACCTCATCCAGACGGGAATGACAGGCAGCACCACCACCGTCGCGGCTCGAGCCATGAGCGTCCAAAACATGAAGTACGAAGCCGACGCGAACATCGACACGGTGGACCTCAAAGAGCTGGAGACCGAGATCGCTCAGGTGGACCAGATGATGGAGGAGATGGAGATGAAGGTCCAGGTGGCGCCGTGGGCAGTCGAGGCGAAGCAAGAGGCGGGAGCCGAGTTGAAATCCACCGTCAGCGTTGGGAATTCATCGGTTGGTGTCATCTCGATCTGCGAGGAGGAACCCAAAGAAACGGTGGAAGGAGAAACTGGCTTGATGAAAGTATTTGCAGGGATCATTTTCACCGCGGTTTTGCTCATAGCTGGAATTCTGGGGTACCTGGTGATCAATCTATAA